A genomic stretch from Petrimonas mucosa includes:
- a CDS encoding glycosyltransferase family protein, translating to MRFLFTVQGEGRGHFTQSLALASMLRKHGHEVVAVLVGKDDSRQIPRFYLEKIEAPVFDFRSPNFTALYKQKRPNLVLSVIGNFLQSFIFRRSILFVKSKILEYRPDVVVNFYEMITGLAFRTYRFDKKLNVKLISIAHQYMLLNPNLRTTSEQDIKYYFLRMITRVTCQCSSKILALSLREMPGCEEKNLVVVPPLLRPEVFSYEPAEGNYIHGYMINTGYYEEVLDWHTKNPQVPLRFFWDKKDADDVTVIDENLMLYRINDDLFLKSMAGCMAYATTSGFESICEALYYRKPILMIPVHVEQEFNAYDASLSGAGISSSKFKLNKLLNFIPNYRPDECFREWVHQAEDRFIREICP from the coding sequence GTGAGATTCCTATTTACTGTACAAGGCGAGGGTAGGGGACACTTTACGCAATCGCTTGCATTGGCGTCCATGTTGAGAAAGCATGGACATGAAGTGGTAGCCGTGCTGGTGGGGAAAGACGACTCACGGCAGATTCCCCGGTTTTATCTCGAAAAGATCGAAGCTCCCGTTTTTGATTTCAGAAGTCCCAATTTCACTGCGCTATACAAGCAGAAGCGACCGAACCTGGTGTTGAGTGTCATCGGAAACTTTCTGCAGTCGTTTATCTTCAGAAGGAGCATACTCTTTGTCAAATCGAAGATTCTGGAATATCGTCCCGATGTAGTGGTCAATTTCTACGAGATGATTACCGGACTGGCCTTCAGGACCTACCGGTTCGACAAGAAACTGAATGTGAAGCTGATCAGCATCGCACACCAGTACATGCTGCTCAACCCCAACCTCAGGACCACCAGCGAACAGGATATCAAGTACTATTTTCTCCGGATGATCACGCGGGTCACCTGCCAGTGCTCTTCCAAGATCCTGGCACTCTCGCTCCGCGAAATGCCCGGGTGTGAAGAGAAGAACCTGGTGGTGGTGCCGCCGCTACTCAGACCGGAGGTATTTAGCTATGAACCCGCCGAAGGGAATTATATCCACGGCTATATGATCAATACCGGTTACTATGAGGAGGTGCTCGACTGGCATACCAAGAATCCCCAGGTACCGCTCCGTTTCTTTTGGGACAAGAAGGATGCCGATGATGTGACGGTGATTGATGAGAACCTGATGTTATACAGGATCAACGACGATCTCTTCCTGAAAAGCATGGCGGGCTGTATGGCATATGCCACCACTTCGGGATTCGAATCGATCTGCGAGGCGCTCTATTACAGAAAACCGATCCTGATGATTCCCGTCCATGTAGAACAGGAGTTTAACGCTTATGATGCCAGTCTCTCCGGAGCAGGTATCAGCAGCTCCAAGTTCAAGCTCAACAAACTGCTCAACTTTATACCGAATTATCGTCCCGATGAGTGTTTTAGAGAGTGGGTGCACCAGGCGGAAGACCGTTTTATCCGGGAGATCTGTCCCTAA
- a CDS encoding dihydroorotase, with translation MILIHQALIINEGRSFTGSVLIEGERISKLFENGVPESILQQCDEIIDARGLYLIPGVIDDQVHFRDPGLTHKGDIHSESRAAVAGGVTSYMEMPNTQPQTTTIDALHEKFDLASQRSVANFSFYLGATNDNIRELIRVDKKNVCGVKVFMGASTGNMLVDNHKTLQRIFAEVDTLIATHCEKEEIIRDNMDSFRKKFGEDIPVEYHPAIRSEEACYRSSGEAVELADKYGSRLHVLHLSTAREMTLFSNSPLAGKKITAEVCVHHLWFTDADYARLGARIKWNPAVKGETDRDALRAALRSGKLDVVATDHAPHLLSEKSGGCLKAASGGPLVQHSLQAMLELASQGVFTKEFVVEKMSHAPADLFQVMERGYVREGYFADLVLVNPDKPYTVEKENILYKCGWSPFEGDTFRHTVEKTFVNGNLVYDNGSVIESAFGKALTFDR, from the coding sequence ATGATACTCATTCATCAGGCACTTATTATCAACGAAGGCCGGTCTTTTACCGGATCGGTGCTCATTGAGGGTGAGCGGATCTCGAAACTGTTTGAGAACGGGGTTCCCGAAAGCATTCTTCAGCAGTGCGACGAGATTATCGATGCCAGGGGGCTATATCTGATTCCCGGCGTCATCGATGACCAGGTTCATTTCCGCGATCCGGGACTTACACACAAGGGAGATATCCATTCTGAGAGCCGGGCGGCCGTAGCGGGGGGAGTAACCTCATACATGGAGATGCCCAATACCCAGCCACAGACCACAACGATTGACGCCCTGCATGAAAAGTTCGATCTGGCCAGCCAGCGCTCTGTTGCAAATTTCTCGTTCTACCTGGGTGCTACAAACGACAATATCAGGGAGCTAATAAGAGTCGACAAAAAAAATGTCTGCGGCGTAAAGGTATTTATGGGGGCCTCTACCGGGAACATGTTGGTGGATAACCACAAGACACTGCAGCGGATATTTGCCGAAGTCGATACGCTTATCGCCACACACTGCGAGAAGGAGGAGATTATCCGTGACAATATGGATAGTTTTAGGAAAAAATTTGGAGAAGATATTCCAGTTGAGTACCATCCGGCCATTCGCAGCGAGGAGGCCTGTTACCGCTCCTCGGGCGAGGCGGTTGAACTTGCCGACAAATATGGTTCCCGTTTGCATGTGCTGCATCTCTCCACCGCCCGTGAAATGACCCTGTTCAGCAACTCCCCTTTGGCAGGAAAGAAGATAACGGCAGAGGTGTGTGTACACCACCTCTGGTTTACCGACGCCGATTATGCGCGGTTGGGTGCACGGATAAAGTGGAATCCTGCGGTGAAGGGAGAGACCGACCGTGATGCGTTGCGTGCCGCCCTGAGATCGGGAAAGCTTGATGTTGTCGCCACCGATCATGCTCCACATCTGTTGAGCGAGAAGAGTGGCGGATGCCTGAAGGCTGCATCCGGTGGCCCGTTGGTACAGCATTCGCTTCAGGCCATGCTGGAGTTGGCCTCTCAGGGAGTATTCACGAAGGAGTTTGTGGTTGAAAAGATGTCACATGCACCGGCCGACCTATTTCAGGTAATGGAGCGTGGATATGTCCGGGAGGGCTATTTTGCCGATCTGGTACTGGTGAACCCCGATAAACCTTATACCGTAGAGAAGGAGAATATCCTCTACAAGTGTGGCTGGTCGCCATTCGAAGGAGATACATTCCGGCACACTGTAGAGAAGACCTTTGTCAACGGAAACCTGGTATATGACAACGGTAGTGTGATTGAATCGGCATTTGGGAAGGCATTGACATTCGACCGGTAA
- a CDS encoding polyprenol monophosphomannose synthase translates to MSDSLVIIPTYNEKENIENIIRAVFGLSKPFDILVIDDGSPDGTAAIVHRLAETEFSDRLFIEERTGKLGLGTAYIHGFKWALRRTYDYIFEMDADFSHNPDDLPRLYAACHDEGFDMSIGSRYCTGVNVVNWPIGRVLMSYFASKYVQLITGVAIKDTTAGFVCYRRKVLETINLDEIRFKGYAFQIEMKYTTCTLGFKIKEVSVIFVNRQLGVSKMNSSIFGEAFFGVMNLRWRKITGKIKPRQQ, encoded by the coding sequence ATGTCCGACAGTCTTGTAATTATACCAACCTACAACGAGAAAGAGAATATCGAGAACATAATCCGGGCTGTTTTCGGTTTATCAAAACCATTTGATATACTTGTCATCGACGACGGGTCACCCGATGGAACTGCAGCCATTGTGCACCGGCTGGCCGAAACGGAATTTTCCGACCGGCTTTTCATTGAGGAGCGAACCGGGAAATTGGGTCTCGGGACAGCCTATATTCACGGCTTCAAATGGGCCCTTCGCCGTACATACGACTATATTTTCGAGATGGATGCCGATTTTTCCCACAATCCCGACGACCTGCCCAGACTCTATGCCGCATGTCACGATGAGGGATTCGACATGTCGATAGGCTCGCGCTACTGCACCGGAGTAAACGTGGTGAACTGGCCCATTGGACGTGTGCTCATGTCCTATTTCGCCTCGAAGTATGTTCAGTTGATAACGGGAGTCGCCATCAAGGATACCACTGCCGGATTTGTATGCTACAGGCGGAAGGTGCTGGAAACTATCAATCTTGACGAAATCAGGTTCAAGGGGTATGCTTTCCAGATCGAGATGAAATATACGACTTGTACATTGGGATTCAAGATAAAGGAGGTATCGGTCATATTTGTCAACCGACAGTTGGGAGTATCCAAAATGAACAGCAGCATCTTTGGTGAGGCCTTTTTTGGCGTCATGAACCTGCGGTGGAGAAAGATTACTGGAAAAATCAAACCGAGACAACAATGA